The sequence CTTAAATAGCCTATATAGGGCATAAAATAGGGCTGCATTATTGCTGTTTTCATACTAATTATTTTGGATTCTTAGCATCAATCTTGAAATGAATTCAACTTCTTCAAAAGTCATATCATAGTAAAGCGGAAGACATAAAGATCTTTTAGAAATATCTTCAGTAATAGGTAATTCTAATTTTGGAAGATAAGGTAAAGCTGAGGCTAAACTTGGATAAAAGTATCTGCGTGTGAATACCTCATGACTATCCATCTCTTTTTTTAATTTTAGTAAAAGTTCTTCACTTTCTAAAACAATAGGATAGTACGGGTAATTCTCAGTGGCCTTGGCATGCCAAAGGGGTTTTACAGCCTTTAGTGTTTTAAGCTTTTCGTCATACAATTCTGAAAGAGCCTTTCTTTTTTCGTGAATTTGGGTGATATATTTTAGATTAGCTAATCCCATTGCTGCATGAAATTCTGAATTTTTTCCATTGATTCCCAGATCAGAAAAGGAATCATACCCGGAAATTCCAAAATTCCTTATGGAGGCTAATTTTTTTAAAAGCTCAGGTTTCTTGGTAACTAATAATCCACCTTCGATAGTATGATAAAGTTTGGTAGCATGTAATGAACAGGTAGAAATATCTCCATATTCAAAAATAGATCTCCCATTTATTTTTACTCCAAAAGCATGGGCTGCATCATAAATAACTTTTAAATTATGTTTTTTAGCAATGGCTTCTATTGCATCCACATCACAAGGGTTTCCATAAACATGAGTAGCAAGAATTGCCTGGGTGTTTTCTGTGATAGCTTCCTCTATTTTCTTTGGATCTATACATAAACTTTTTGGGTCAATATCTACAAAAACCGGTGTACATCCTTCCCAGACGATAGTACTGGTAGTTGCAATAAAAGAGAAAGGAGTCGTAATGATCTCTCCTGTAATTTCCAACGCTTTTATCGCCATTTGTATAGCAACAGTTCCGTTAGTGACAAAAAGGAGATGCTGTAACTTAAGATGATCTTTAAGTTCCATTTCAAGCTGACTGGCCAGTGGTCCCATATTGGTAAGCCAGTTTCTTTTCCAGATACCTTCTAAATATGCATCATACTCTTCCTTCGGGGGAAGAAAAGGTTTTGTTACAGGAATCATAATTATAGATTTATT is a genomic window of Chryseobacterium nakagawai containing:
- a CDS encoding DegT/DnrJ/EryC1/StrS family aminotransferase; protein product: MIPVTKPFLPPKEEYDAYLEGIWKRNWLTNMGPLASQLEMELKDHLKLQHLLFVTNGTVAIQMAIKALEITGEIITTPFSFIATTSTIVWEGCTPVFVDIDPKSLCIDPKKIEEAITENTQAILATHVYGNPCDVDAIEAIAKKHNLKVIYDAAHAFGVKINGRSIFEYGDISTCSLHATKLYHTIEGGLLVTKKPELLKKLASIRNFGISGYDSFSDLGINGKNSEFHAAMGLANLKYITQIHEKRKALSELYDEKLKTLKAVKPLWHAKATENYPYYPIVLESEELLLKLKKEMDSHEVFTRRYFYPSLASALPYLPKLELPITEDISKRSLCLPLYYDMTFEEVEFISRLMLRIQNN